Proteins encoded within one genomic window of Candidatus Woesearchaeota archaeon:
- a CDS encoding DEAD/DEAH box helicase: MNTTSIKLSPELEKAVLDLGFSEFTEIQEKAIPLIQQGHDVIGQSYTGSGKTAAFGFPALEKVVRGKGIQLLILVPTRELCNQVAKEMHKFSKYKPLRIVEVYGGVSINPQIDQLRYADVVVSTPGRLLDHLKRGTINISRVTILVLDEADKMFEMGFVEDVKNIIQQTPKERQTLLFSATIDQDVLDIVHHYMRNPLKVKMQTYVDKSQLIQHYYDIPSHDKFSLLVHLLKHEARGLSIVFCATRRMVDSLSSNLVKQGFNAQTLHGGLSQNQRKQVMERFHAGKLDVLIASDVAARGLDIKNVDLIVNYDIPKTSKEYVHRIGRTARAGSKGRVISLLAPQDHENFGRVLQDRSLLVHKVPMPNFQRVPFLRKERRQGPRFEHRKSRHRPPRREHYR, encoded by the coding sequence ATGAACACGACTTCCATCAAATTATCACCAGAACTTGAGAAAGCTGTCCTTGATCTTGGTTTTTCGGAATTCACCGAAATCCAGGAAAAAGCAATCCCTTTAATTCAGCAAGGCCATGATGTTATTGGTCAATCCTATACTGGCTCAGGAAAAACTGCTGCGTTTGGTTTCCCTGCCTTAGAAAAGGTGGTACGAGGCAAAGGAATACAACTGCTCATCCTTGTTCCCACCCGTGAACTTTGTAATCAGGTAGCAAAAGAGATGCATAAATTCTCAAAATATAAGCCCCTCAGAATTGTCGAGGTTTATGGCGGCGTTTCAATAAACCCACAGATCGACCAGCTTCGGTATGCAGATGTCGTCGTGAGTACTCCCGGACGTTTGCTCGATCATTTGAAACGAGGAACAATCAATATTTCACGAGTTACTATCCTCGTTCTTGATGAGGCAGATAAAATGTTTGAAATGGGTTTTGTCGAGGATGTTAAGAACATTATCCAGCAGACACCAAAAGAACGACAAACATTGCTTTTTTCTGCAACCATCGATCAGGATGTTCTTGATATCGTGCACCATTACATGCGCAATCCGCTAAAAGTAAAAATGCAAACGTATGTCGACAAGAGTCAGCTGATACAGCATTATTATGATATTCCTTCCCATGATAAATTTTCCTTGCTGGTTCACTTATTAAAGCACGAAGCACGTGGATTAAGTATCGTCTTTTGCGCAACCCGGAGAATGGTTGACAGTTTAAGCAGCAATCTTGTGAAACAAGGGTTTAATGCGCAGACATTGCATGGTGGACTATCACAAAATCAACGAAAACAAGTTATGGAACGGTTCCATGCAGGTAAACTCGATGTCCTTATTGCAAGTGATGTTGCTGCACGCGGCCTTGATATAAAGAACGTTGACCTTATTGTTAATTATGACATTCCTAAAACATCAAAAGAGTATGTTCATCGAATCGGAAGAACAGCACGGGCAGGAAGCAAAGGAAGGGTTATCTCCCTGCTTGCTCCTCAAGACCATGAAAATTTCGGAAGGGTACTCCAAGATCGCTCTTTACTCGTTCATAAGGTACCTATGCCAAACTTTCAACGTGTGCCTTTTTTGAGGAAAGAGAGAAGACAAGGGCCGAGGTTTGAGCATAGAAAAAGCAGACATAGACCACCAAGGAGAGAACATTACCGATAG
- a CDS encoding DUF131 domain-containing protein: MERLVTLGIILIFLGMIFVFVGSFAQLKTGSQEGNSKIAVGGFIGPIPFGFGNDKTLLTIVLVVSAILFIFWIIFGRFL; this comes from the coding sequence ATGGAACGACTTGTTACTCTTGGCATCATTCTTATCTTCCTCGGCATGATTTTTGTATTTGTGGGATCATTTGCCCAACTCAAAACAGGAAGTCAGGAAGGAAATAGCAAGATAGCTGTGGGCGGATTTATCGGTCCCATTCCGTTTGGGTTTGGTAATGATAAGACCTTACTGACCATTGTTCTCGTTGTCTCTGCGATCCTCTTTATCTTCTGGATAATTTTCGGAAGATTTTTATAA
- the thiO gene encoding glycine oxidase ThiO yields MMHTISSLTEKSMITTDIAIIGGGNIGLAVAHELSRHGYKVMVLEKNKIGKGATWASGGMLRPLTECTENKKMLSLALESHALYPRYVQKLEQESGVSLGYQTTGSLILAQSPEAWKKLQVWHRRVSAINNTPHLLSSVEIQHQEPLLAPQQGGLFMPLDHWLNSRKLVTALALAATKQGTLIKEEITVEKVITEQKGILLETTNGKIHTRKVVNCAGAWASLVTPELQIKPIKGHMLRLDAKGLSINHILCHDDLYIVPQVDGSLIIGSTTEDVAFDISIKKETIMQLRDHAVALVPRLNNCPVIEEWIGFRPHSPEGIPFLGRLRKNYFVATGHYRNGILLTPMTARLIAELIFEEDNKKFTPSYAYEGG; encoded by the coding sequence ATGATGCATACGATCTCTTCGCTCACGGAAAAATCCATGATAACAACAGATATCGCTATTATTGGCGGTGGAAATATTGGTTTGGCAGTAGCACATGAACTTTCTCGTCACGGTTACAAGGTCATGGTGCTTGAAAAGAACAAGATCGGAAAAGGAGCTACCTGGGCTTCAGGAGGTATGCTTAGGCCATTAACTGAATGTACCGAAAATAAAAAAATGCTCTCACTTGCATTAGAGAGCCATGCGCTTTACCCACGTTATGTACAGAAACTAGAGCAGGAAAGTGGTGTGAGTCTCGGATATCAAACAACGGGTTCTCTCATCCTTGCCCAATCACCAGAAGCCTGGAAAAAACTACAGGTATGGCATCGTCGTGTATCTGCTATCAACAATACGCCGCATTTATTATCATCAGTAGAGATACAGCATCAGGAACCACTCCTTGCTCCTCAGCAAGGCGGACTCTTTATGCCTCTTGATCACTGGTTAAATAGTAGAAAATTAGTAACTGCATTAGCTCTTGCAGCAACCAAGCAGGGTACGCTTATTAAGGAAGAGATAACTGTTGAAAAAGTTATTACAGAGCAGAAAGGGATTTTGCTCGAAACAACTAACGGAAAAATTCATACACGAAAAGTCGTTAATTGCGCAGGAGCATGGGCAAGCCTCGTAACACCAGAACTTCAAATCAAGCCCATCAAAGGCCATATGTTGCGATTGGATGCAAAAGGATTATCGATAAACCATATCCTCTGCCACGATGATTTGTATATTGTTCCACAGGTTGATGGTTCTCTCATCATTGGATCAACAACCGAAGATGTTGCGTTTGACATCTCAATAAAAAAAGAAACGATTATGCAATTACGAGATCATGCAGTCGCTCTTGTTCCTAGACTAAATAATTGTCCGGTCATCGAAGAATGGATTGGTTTCCGTCCACACAGTCCTGAGGGAATACCTTTTCTTGGGAGGTTAAGGAAAAACTATTTTGTGGCTACAGGTCATTATCGAAACGGTATCCTGCTCACGCCAATGACTGCACGCTTGATCGCTGAACTTATTTTCGAGGAAGATAATAAGAAGTTTACCCCGTCTTATGCGTATGAAGGAGGATAA
- the gatA gene encoding Asp-tRNA(Asn)/Glu-tRNA(Gln) amidotransferase subunit GatA → MTSIQKKVEDIKTGKVKIIDNVKYFLKQIRKQNKKINAFIDLNEGRVLQEAEDMDERLPEVKDKPLLGLCIAVKANINVIGYTISCSSYTLTNYKGSYDAEVIQRIKDAGGIILGITNSDEFGCGSSGENSYFGYTNNPAALGRIPGGSSSGSAAAVAAEMSDLAIGSDTGGSLRNPASHCGIIGVKPTYGRVSRYGLIDLSMSLDQIGPLSREVYGSAVLMEVLAGKSSYDSKSVDRPVPRYSVFQPIAGLRIGLSPELKALCIEQEIYTMVEEAATALAQRAGTTVIPVALPHVNLAIQTYYPLVYVEFFSGTRKFDGRKYGRKIEDSCGEEVLRRILGGREISRAEYQGKYYRKALTVKQLIAQAFAQAFASVDVILAPTTPRLPPPIGTPMKPEEMYSYDAFTIPVNLAGLCAGVIPCGRLDGIPVGLQIIAPAFREDIIFNVMKAWEELKR, encoded by the coding sequence ATGACAAGCATTCAAAAGAAAGTAGAGGACATCAAGACGGGAAAGGTGAAGATCATTGATAATGTCAAGTATTTTCTTAAACAAATTCGGAAGCAGAATAAAAAAATAAATGCGTTTATCGACCTCAATGAAGGCCGAGTGCTGCAGGAAGCAGAGGATATGGATGAACGTTTGCCTGAGGTAAAGGACAAACCCTTGCTTGGGTTATGTATCGCGGTTAAGGCAAATATCAATGTTATTGGGTATACCATTTCCTGTAGCTCGTATACCTTAACAAACTATAAAGGGTCTTATGATGCTGAGGTTATTCAACGAATCAAAGATGCAGGAGGCATCATTCTCGGGATAACGAACAGTGATGAGTTTGGCTGTGGCAGTAGTGGTGAAAACTCGTATTTTGGGTATACCAACAATCCAGCTGCCTTAGGCAGAATTCCTGGGGGTTCTAGTTCTGGAAGTGCTGCTGCAGTTGCCGCTGAGATGTCTGATCTTGCCATTGGTTCTGATACCGGTGGTTCTCTGCGAAATCCTGCATCCCATTGTGGGATTATTGGCGTAAAACCGACTTATGGTAGAGTTTCTCGTTATGGATTGATTGATTTATCCATGAGTCTTGATCAGATTGGGCCTTTAAGCAGAGAAGTCTATGGTTCAGCAGTCTTGATGGAGGTTCTTGCAGGAAAATCTTCGTATGATAGTAAAAGTGTTGATCGTCCTGTTCCGAGGTACAGTGTCTTTCAGCCAATTGCTGGTTTACGTATCGGTTTGAGTCCAGAATTGAAGGCGCTCTGCATTGAGCAGGAGATTTATACCATGGTTGAAGAAGCAGCTACAGCCCTTGCACAGCGTGCAGGAACGACGGTTATCCCGGTAGCCCTTCCTCATGTTAATCTTGCGATACAAACCTACTATCCATTGGTCTATGTTGAATTTTTTTCAGGCACAAGAAAATTTGATGGTCGAAAGTATGGAAGAAAGATTGAAGACAGCTGCGGCGAGGAAGTCCTTCGAAGAATTCTTGGTGGTCGAGAGATTTCGCGGGCAGAATATCAGGGAAAATATTATCGAAAGGCATTAACAGTAAAGCAGCTTATTGCTCAGGCATTTGCCCAAGCTTTTGCTTCCGTTGATGTGATCTTAGCCCCAACAACCCCACGATTGCCCCCTCCCATCGGAACACCTATGAAACCAGAAGAAATGTACAGCTATGATGCATTTACCATTCCTGTCAATCTTGCCGGACTTTGTGCAGGGGTTATTCCCTGTGGAAGGCTCGACGGAATCCCTGTTGGTCTTCAGATCATTGCGCCTGCATTTAGAGAAGATATTATTTTTAATGTTATGAAGGCATGGGAGGAATTGAAACGTTAA
- the gatB gene encoding Asp-tRNA(Asn)/Glu-tRNA(Gln) amidotransferase subunit GatB produces the protein MEHATIKIGLELHGYLKLENKTKLFCNCRIDPLAKPNTHICPICTSQPGAKPMLPNQEAIDKIMSIALMLGCTINTKLLFQRKHYSWPDLPSGYQRTISGSYSNPVGVKGMFSSIGITEVHLEEDPARWDPKTGRVDYNRSGFPLVEMVTEPEFTDPLHVDAWIKKLMSTLSYLNIIERSSGIKSDVNVSVAPDYQRVEIKNIHSFAHILAALRYEIARQQKEVAEGKEITHHTRMWSEARQKTLFMRTKEKAEDYMFIPDPDLPVISLSNKQIDDYRARCPRNPDERQAVFTSTYKLSQDDAQVLCSDFILADWFEQLVVKYHCDPKKTAQWLRREVLRVANYNNLELDELHLNLEHFADLITLVAQQKITESVGKKLLERLVHEDVDVRTVIETEGLGQLSGQDELTQFARDAITANPQAVVDYKAGKENALNFMIGHVMKQTKGKASPQEVKMLLQKLVDEQP, from the coding sequence ATGGAGCATGCAACAATAAAGATCGGGTTAGAATTGCACGGTTACCTGAAATTAGAAAATAAGACAAAATTATTCTGTAACTGTCGGATCGATCCGCTTGCCAAGCCAAATACTCATATCTGTCCGATTTGTACCAGTCAACCAGGAGCAAAGCCTATGCTTCCGAATCAGGAAGCAATTGATAAAATCATGTCTATTGCACTCATGCTTGGCTGTACGATAAACACCAAGCTTCTTTTTCAGCGAAAACACTATTCCTGGCCAGATCTTCCCTCAGGATATCAACGCACGATCTCAGGGTCATATTCCAATCCCGTTGGTGTAAAGGGCATGTTTTCTTCAATTGGCATTACCGAAGTTCATCTCGAAGAAGACCCTGCACGGTGGGACCCAAAGACAGGAAGAGTCGATTACAACCGTTCTGGATTTCCGTTAGTTGAAATGGTGACTGAACCTGAATTTACTGATCCTCTTCACGTTGATGCATGGATCAAAAAGCTCATGAGTACCTTGAGCTATCTCAATATTATTGAGCGATCGTCGGGAATAAAAAGTGATGTCAATGTCTCTGTAGCTCCCGATTATCAGCGCGTTGAAATAAAAAACATCCATTCCTTTGCCCATATACTTGCAGCCCTTCGCTATGAGATTGCGCGACAGCAAAAAGAAGTGGCAGAAGGGAAAGAAATAACGCATCATACACGGATGTGGTCTGAGGCACGACAGAAGACCCTGTTTATGCGAACAAAGGAAAAAGCAGAAGACTATATGTTCATTCCCGATCCTGATCTCCCGGTTATTTCATTGAGCAATAAACAAATTGATGATTATCGCGCAAGGTGTCCTCGAAATCCTGACGAACGGCAGGCTGTTTTCACCAGTACGTATAAACTCTCTCAGGATGACGCACAGGTATTATGTTCTGACTTTATTTTGGCAGACTGGTTTGAGCAGCTTGTTGTGAAATACCACTGCGATCCTAAAAAAACTGCGCAGTGGTTACGGCGAGAGGTATTACGGGTTGCCAATTACAATAATCTTGAACTTGATGAACTCCACCTGAATCTTGAGCATTTTGCAGACCTTATCACGCTTGTTGCACAGCAGAAAATTACTGAGTCTGTAGGAAAGAAACTTCTCGAACGTCTTGTCCATGAAGATGTTGATGTCCGTACGGTTATCGAAACTGAGGGGCTAGGACAACTTTCTGGGCAGGATGAACTTACACAGTTTGCACGTGATGCAATTACAGCCAATCCACAAGCTGTTGTCGATTATAAAGCAGGAAAAGAAAATGCACTCAATTTCATGATAGGCCACGTGATGAAGCAGACCAAAGGAAAAGCCTCTCCACAAGAGGTCAAAATGCTTCTCCAGAAACTGGTGGATGAACAACCATGA
- a CDS encoding HesA/MoeB/ThiF family protein, whose amino-acid sequence MLSDASRYSRQALVLGTKEQKKLERARVVIVGIGALGSVTAELLTRAGIGHLSIIDRDVVEMTNLQRQLLYTEKDIGKPKAQAAAARLRHINTSLRIQPLVMDLNFQNVHALLSKHDLILDGTDNLSTRFLINEYARKTGMSWIYAGAIQDHGTIMVITPKTPCFRCIFEETNQIETCDTVGVLNTITTTIAALQAQEALTILTEKRTGNGTEQRLLHISLRPLHIASIKTKKDVHCPVCQGEYSSLEGKQEPKVIQHECSEIYSFFRDDISIPALRKKLEKIAPKKAPVKGTDDYLFFQNMSIFANGKVLVKATSLHHAKATIAKYLGM is encoded by the coding sequence ATGTTGTCAGATGCTTCCCGATATTCACGACAAGCACTCGTCTTAGGAACAAAAGAACAAAAAAAATTAGAAAGGGCAAGGGTTGTTATTGTAGGCATTGGAGCATTAGGGAGTGTTACTGCAGAACTTCTGACACGAGCAGGCATTGGCCATCTCAGCATCATTGATCGTGATGTTGTTGAAATGACCAATTTACAGCGACAATTACTCTACACGGAAAAAGATATTGGTAAACCTAAAGCACAGGCCGCTGCAGCACGGTTGCGACACATCAATACTTCTCTACGTATCCAACCTTTGGTCATGGACCTTAATTTTCAAAATGTCCATGCTTTACTCAGCAAACATGATCTGATTCTGGACGGAACAGATAACCTCTCCACACGATTTCTTATCAATGAATATGCCAGAAAAACAGGGATGTCGTGGATCTATGCAGGTGCAATCCAAGACCACGGAACAATAATGGTTATAACACCGAAAACGCCGTGCTTTCGTTGCATCTTTGAAGAAACAAACCAGATTGAAACCTGCGACACGGTTGGCGTATTAAATACCATAACGACAACAATCGCAGCTCTTCAAGCACAAGAAGCATTAACAATCCTTACCGAAAAGCGTACAGGAAACGGCACAGAACAACGCTTGCTTCATATTTCACTACGTCCTCTCCACATTGCAAGCATAAAAACGAAAAAAGACGTCCATTGTCCGGTTTGTCAAGGAGAATATAGCTCTCTTGAAGGAAAACAAGAGCCGAAGGTCATACAGCATGAATGTTCTGAAATTTACTCTTTTTTTCGAGATGATATTTCCATTCCAGCTCTTCGCAAAAAACTAGAAAAAATAGCTCCAAAAAAAGCTCCAGTAAAAGGAACTGATGACTATCTGTTTTTTCAGAATATGTCTATTTTTGCCAACGGAAAAGTGCTTGTGAAAGCAACCTCACTACACCATGCAAAAGCAACCATTGCAAAGTACCTTGGAATGTAG
- a CDS encoding [FeFe] hydrogenase H-cluster radical SAM maturase HydG (in Escherichia coli this enzyme functions in thiamine biosynthesis along with thiFSGI and IscS; with ThiFSG catalyzes the formation of thiazole phosphate from tyrosine, cysteine and 1-deoxy-D-xylulose-5-phosphate; forms a complex with ThiG; contains an iron-sulfur center; in Thermotoga this enzyme has an extra C-terminal domain) — protein MQKQPLQSTLECRQSFDPELIGEILRKKSEFQVEGVLQKAEHLHQLSLEEIAFLLQCSHARERELLKKTASMVREKHFGKRVTLFAPLYVCNACINECSYCAFRAKNTALKRIILPAEDVVKEAKVLEQRGFQHILLVFAEHPIIASPERIALYTKAIKENTSIRTISINSAPFSVEGFTTLARTGIYCYSIFQETYHQKTYTQHHVSGPKASYESRLAMFDRAISGGIQRIAAGVLYGLYDYQYETLALIAHLKILQEQYNIIIKSISVPRLKPALNSVVSVHPPYPVSDQDLQKIIAVLKIALPTVGITLSTREPATLRDELLHWGVTSMSAGSCTNPGGYTKQEADNDEQFSLADRRSVEEVMAAIEQEGFMPSFFPP, from the coding sequence ATGCAAAAGCAACCATTGCAAAGTACCTTGGAATGTAGGCAATCATTTGACCCTGAACTCATTGGGGAAATACTTAGAAAGAAGAGCGAGTTTCAGGTAGAGGGTGTACTCCAGAAAGCTGAGCATCTTCATCAGCTTTCATTAGAGGAGATTGCATTCCTGTTACAATGTTCCCATGCTCGGGAGAGGGAACTTCTCAAGAAAACAGCATCAATGGTAAGGGAAAAGCACTTTGGTAAACGAGTTACGCTTTTTGCGCCATTGTATGTCTGCAATGCCTGTATCAATGAATGCTCGTATTGCGCATTTCGGGCAAAAAATACTGCACTGAAGCGCATAATCTTACCTGCTGAGGACGTTGTGAAAGAAGCAAAAGTCCTTGAACAACGGGGATTTCAACATATTTTATTGGTGTTTGCAGAGCATCCCATTATAGCAAGTCCTGAACGAATAGCGCTGTACACCAAAGCAATTAAAGAAAACACCAGCATTCGTACCATCAGCATCAATAGTGCTCCGTTTTCTGTTGAAGGATTTACAACCCTTGCAAGAACGGGCATATATTGCTATTCTATCTTTCAGGAGACCTATCATCAGAAAACATATACACAGCACCATGTGAGTGGTCCAAAAGCCTCGTATGAGTCTCGGTTAGCAATGTTTGACCGAGCCATTAGTGGGGGCATCCAACGGATTGCAGCAGGAGTCTTGTATGGATTATATGATTACCAGTATGAAACCCTTGCATTAATCGCTCACCTGAAAATACTTCAAGAACAGTACAACATAATTATTAAAAGCATTTCAGTGCCGCGGCTAAAGCCTGCATTAAATTCTGTTGTTTCTGTTCATCCCCCTTATCCAGTAAGTGATCAAGATCTTCAAAAAATAATTGCTGTGCTGAAGATTGCCCTTCCTACCGTAGGCATTACACTTTCAACACGAGAACCAGCAACATTACGTGATGAACTCCTCCACTGGGGAGTTACCAGTATGAGCGCCGGGTCATGTACTAATCCTGGAGGTTATACAAAGCAAGAGGCAGACAATGATGAGCAGTTTAGCCTTGCTGATCGTCGCTCGGTCGAAGAGGTAATGGCAGCAATTGAACAGGAAGGATTCATGCCTTCATTTTTTCCACCATAA
- a CDS encoding cold shock domain-containing protein, with the protein MKGKVKFFNTTKGFGFIIGEDSKDYFVHQTGLKEGTSITENDNVTFEVEQGDRGLKAVKVTRA; encoded by the coding sequence ATGAAAGGAAAAGTAAAGTTTTTTAACACAACAAAGGGATTTGGGTTTATTATCGGAGAGGACAGTAAGGACTATTTTGTCCACCAGACTGGACTAAAAGAAGGTACTTCGATAACTGAAAATGATAACGTTACCTTTGAAGTCGAGCAAGGAGATAGAGGATTAAAAGCAGTAAAAGTAACGAGAGCATAA
- a CDS encoding alpha/beta fold hydrolase — protein MKETMTSFLESTILGLMLVMLLVVQGCKQQPSDLQTCDTCVNNNDSLQGNGEDAKKFDEHEDRSLEQVNVMTTDGVSIHGTYYVVEKPKAFILLLHMLGRDKEDWHTFAQQFQQDGYGVLAIDLRGHGESILQNGKTIAWRTFSDAEFAAALHDVEAAMAFAEQRDELQHVPRMLMGASIGANLALQYAATHETTISNLVLLSPGLSYRGITTEESMQQYHGQVFLAASVEDEYAYDSTKELYELATGEKKFQEYTNAGHGTEMFAVTDLEQEIFEWVDSYDNQRY, from the coding sequence GTGAAGGAAACTATGACATCATTTCTGGAGTCAACAATTCTAGGGCTGATGCTCGTCATGCTTTTGGTAGTGCAGGGTTGTAAACAGCAACCCTCAGATCTCCAAACTTGTGATACCTGTGTCAATAATAACGACAGCCTGCAAGGGAATGGTGAAGATGCAAAAAAATTTGATGAGCATGAAGATCGTTCCCTTGAGCAGGTGAATGTTATGACTACTGATGGTGTTAGTATTCATGGAACGTATTATGTTGTCGAAAAACCAAAAGCCTTTATCCTCTTACTGCATATGCTTGGAAGGGATAAAGAAGATTGGCATACCTTTGCGCAACAGTTCCAACAAGATGGATATGGCGTTCTTGCCATTGATTTAAGAGGACATGGTGAAAGTATTCTTCAGAACGGCAAAACCATAGCATGGCGTACTTTTTCTGATGCTGAGTTTGCTGCTGCCCTTCATGATGTAGAAGCTGCAATGGCTTTTGCAGAACAGCGTGATGAACTACAGCATGTTCCTCGTATGCTTATGGGAGCAAGCATTGGTGCTAATCTCGCCCTTCAATATGCTGCAACACACGAGACAACTATCAGTAATCTTGTACTTCTTTCTCCGGGGTTATCTTACCGAGGGATCACTACGGAAGAATCCATGCAACAGTATCATGGACAGGTGTTTTTGGCAGCCAGTGTTGAAGACGAGTATGCCTATGACTCAACAAAAGAACTCTACGAACTTGCAACCGGAGAAAAGAAATTCCAAGAATATACCAATGCAGGCCATGGCACAGAAATGTTTGCCGTGACCGATCTTGAGCAGGAGATTTTCGAGTGGGTTGACAGTTATGATAATCAACGTTATTAG
- a CDS encoding nucleotidyltransferase domain-containing protein, with protein sequence MFNKINILKLFFEEPTREFNVREVARIVKISPATASKELKGLVKKRMLHERKERMLNLYKADLESDACRDLKIYYNICKMKSSNLIESLNNFYLKPVIILFGSCASGTDTETSDFDLLVISEKTKEFPDIKSYEKKLNRKLQLFVVRDVKDLKNEHLINNVLNGMSVQGKIKWI encoded by the coding sequence ATGTTCAATAAAATAAACATACTAAAGCTCTTTTTTGAAGAGCCTACTCGTGAATTTAATGTGCGAGAAGTTGCGAGGATAGTAAAGATTTCTCCAGCAACTGCAAGCAAAGAGCTCAAAGGGCTCGTCAAAAAAAGAATGCTTCATGAAAGAAAAGAGAGAATGCTTAACTTGTACAAAGCTGATTTAGAAAGTGATGCATGCAGAGACCTGAAGATTTATTATAACATTTGTAAAATGAAAAGCAGCAATTTAATAGAATCCTTAAACAACTTTTATTTAAAGCCAGTAATCATTTTATTTGGCTCTTGTGCTTCTGGCACAGACACGGAAACAAGTGATTTCGATTTATTAGTTATATCGGAAAAAACGAAAGAATTTCCAGATATCAAAAGCTATGAAAAAAAATTAAACCGAAAACTACAACTCTTTGTTGTCAGGGACGTTAAAGATTTAAAGAACGAACACTTAATAAATAACGTTTTAAATGGCATGTCCGTCCAAGGTAAGATAAAATGGATATAG
- a CDS encoding 50S ribosomal protein L14e, with protein sequence MKMFDIGRLVVKIAGRDAGSKGVIVDVLDSHYVLVDGQVRRRKVNVLHLDPLNQTIPLAQGASHEEVKEAFATLGITVVDTKPKQAQERQKKVKKKKVVQEPKKKAPKKTTKKQETVAVEAKASNLENALGEPSKAKPATKPSDEGKTPKTKKKAKPKSVAPVSA encoded by the coding sequence ATAAAAATGTTTGACATCGGAAGACTTGTGGTAAAAATTGCAGGGAGAGACGCTGGAAGTAAAGGCGTTATTGTTGATGTTCTTGATAGCCATTATGTGCTTGTTGATGGTCAAGTACGGAGAAGAAAAGTCAATGTTCTTCATCTTGATCCGCTTAACCAAACCATTCCGCTTGCTCAAGGGGCTTCTCACGAGGAAGTTAAAGAAGCATTTGCTACACTGGGTATAACCGTTGTTGATACAAAACCAAAGCAGGCTCAAGAACGACAGAAAAAAGTAAAGAAAAAGAAGGTTGTTCAGGAACCAAAGAAAAAGGCTCCAAAGAAGACAACCAAAAAACAAGAGACTGTAGCTGTTGAGGCGAAAGCAAGCAACCTTGAAAATGCGCTTGGGGAGCCTTCCAAAGCAAAACCAGCAACAAAACCAAGTGATGAAGGAAAAACTCCAAAAACCAAAAAGAAGGCAAAACCAAAATCCGTAGCTCCAGTATCAGCATAA
- a CDS encoding 50S ribosomal protein L34e, translated as MPARHLRSRSLVRKKVRTPGGRTVLRYRKPRPKIAHCGVCGAALQGIPRELPFRAAKMPKTKKRPERPFGGVLCTRCMRNHIKEKARAVSAA; from the coding sequence ATGCCAGCACGTCATTTACGATCAAGAAGTTTGGTACGGAAAAAGGTACGAACACCAGGTGGAAGAACCGTTCTTCGTTACCGAAAACCAAGGCCAAAAATAGCTCACTGTGGTGTTTGTGGTGCAGCGCTTCAAGGAATTCCAAGAGAATTACCCTTCAGAGCAGCAAAAATGCCCAAAACAAAAAAACGACCAGAAAGGCCTTTTGGTGGGGTTCTCTGTACTAGGTGTATGCGAAATCATATCAAAGAAAAAGCGCGTGCTGTTTCAGCTGCGTAG